The proteins below are encoded in one region of Bacteroides uniformis:
- a CDS encoding patatin-like phospholipase family protein, with amino-acid sequence MEKIIRIDDHSGLVLEGGGMRGVFTCGVLDSFMDRGIRFPYTIGVSAGACNGLSYMSGQRGRAKYSNIDLLEKYNYIGLKYLLKKRNIMDFDLLFQEFPEHILPYDYEAYFHCPERYVMVTTNCETGEANYFEEKRSKERVIDIVRASSSLPFVCPITYVDNIPMLDGGIVDSIPLMRARQDGFTNNVVVLTRNHGYRKEIQGTKVPPFIYKKYPLLREAINRRSIVYNQQLEQVERMEAAGEIVVIRPQKPVVVDRIERDIKKLTELYEEGYRCAEQFAFRF; translated from the coding sequence ATGGAGAAAATAATACGTATCGACGACCATAGCGGTCTTGTTTTGGAGGGCGGCGGTATGCGCGGCGTCTTCACTTGCGGTGTGCTCGACAGCTTTATGGATCGTGGCATTCGCTTTCCCTATACCATCGGCGTCAGTGCCGGAGCCTGCAACGGACTTTCTTATATGTCCGGTCAGCGCGGGCGTGCCAAGTACAGCAATATCGACTTGCTGGAAAAATACAATTACATCGGATTGAAGTATCTGTTGAAGAAGCGGAATATCATGGATTTCGACTTGTTGTTCCAGGAGTTTCCGGAACACATACTTCCCTACGACTACGAGGCATACTTTCATTGTCCCGAACGCTATGTGATGGTAACTACCAACTGCGAGACGGGCGAAGCGAACTATTTTGAGGAGAAGCGGAGTAAAGAGCGCGTCATTGATATTGTGCGTGCTTCGAGCAGTCTGCCGTTTGTCTGTCCCATTACCTACGTGGACAACATCCCGATGCTGGATGGAGGTATTGTGGACAGTATCCCTTTGATGCGTGCCCGTCAGGATGGATTTACCAATAATGTGGTGGTGTTGACGCGCAATCATGGGTACCGTAAGGAAATTCAGGGAACGAAGGTTCCACCTTTTATATATAAGAAATATCCGCTATTGCGTGAAGCCATCAACCGCCGCAGCATTGTCTATAATCAACAGTTGGAGCAGGTGGAACGGATGGAAGCCGCCGGGGAAATCGTTGTGATCCGTCCACAAAAGCCGGTAGTGGTAGACCGCATCGAGCGTGACATCAAGAAGCTGACGGAGCTTTATGAAGAAGGATACCGGTGTGCGGAACAGTTTGCTTTTCGTTTTTGA
- a CDS encoding SusC/RagA family TonB-linked outer membrane protein: MLKSISLRLCTLIVLLFVGILSFAQQVQVKGTVVEKSSGESIIGASVMEVGSNSNGTITDIDGNFTLSVTSGATLSVSYIGYKTVTVKAQPTLRIELTEDSQLIDEVVVTGYMSEKKASLTGSVAVVKMKDVADIPTGNVLSSLQGRVAGMNITTDGTPGGGNTSTLVRGKSSFRNDANSPLYVIDGVMTRENISSILSSNDVESIQVLKDAASASIYGAQAANGVIIITTKRAKKGETRVDFDMSLTLQTYQCGFDMLNADEWGQVYWSAYKYANNGATPSSEIYGNGATPQLQDYIGLNGAKVHAVDTDWRDVVYRTALMQNYSATLSKGSDNGAFSLALNYLDHDGLVENTNFQRINTRISSNYHYLDNRLRIGENVAINRWTQTLSPAGVDENAIKQHPAKTVYDENGNYNDAINDVLGDAPNMARLLENEKQNKHDYWRIFGNAFLEIEPIKNLVLKTNFGMNYYDETNKTFEPAWARDEVNKLTQSSNKRLDWVWTNTVTYSKAFGKNNLTALLGTEAKKNHSESMFGYGTGLAVEDEDYIYLDGVTAGKNVGAGASNYGMVSYFGKVNYDYEGRYLASVTVRRDASSRLAKGNNVDYFPSVSAGWRISSEKFMEATKNWLADLKLRASWGINGNDIIDNEAPYTKYLISLKDASYNMNGDGTTLAPGGYKVRSTNPDLKWESTRQLNIGVDAAFLNGRLSASLDYFDKKTSDMLVEKPYIAVIGEGGYCWYNGGTMNNKGFEMALTWNDKVKDFQYNVAFNLSYYKNEVTELSEEIYYTYGGGNGVDKTLVGQPFGSWMGFKTDGVFRTQQEVDEYKSKYNVQFGAPGVGRIKYVDADGNGTIDTNDRVWLGSDNPKVIAGLNLGASWKGFDLSMFFNGMIRDAYNNSKYYTDLFQCWTGNHSTRLLDAMHAYENFEKTGVYNSSVPALTTLNSNNEHEVSEFYIENGSYIKLKSLTLGYTLPKAALDKMKMRHARIYFQAQNLFTITGYTGADPEGLGYPYPLPRTFSLGLSFGF; this comes from the coding sequence ATGTTGAAAAGCATTAGTCTCAGGCTTTGCACACTAATTGTGCTTCTTTTTGTGGGCATTCTTTCCTTTGCCCAGCAAGTTCAGGTAAAAGGTACTGTCGTTGAAAAATCGAGTGGTGAATCCATTATCGGTGCTTCTGTCATGGAAGTAGGTTCCAACAGCAATGGAACAATTACGGATATTGATGGAAATTTCACGCTGTCTGTAACTTCCGGTGCCACATTGTCCGTATCCTATATAGGATATAAAACCGTTACAGTAAAGGCACAGCCCACTTTACGCATTGAGTTGACGGAAGATTCCCAGTTGATTGATGAAGTAGTGGTGACCGGCTATATGTCCGAGAAGAAGGCCAGTTTGACCGGTTCGGTGGCTGTGGTCAAGATGAAGGATGTAGCAGATATTCCTACGGGAAATGTGTTGTCGAGCTTGCAGGGACGTGTTGCCGGTATGAACATTACGACTGACGGCACACCGGGCGGTGGAAATACTTCTACATTGGTCCGTGGTAAGTCATCTTTCCGAAATGATGCCAATTCCCCGCTTTATGTCATTGACGGTGTGATGACCCGTGAGAACATCTCGTCTATCCTTTCTTCCAATGATGTAGAATCCATTCAGGTATTGAAGGATGCCGCTTCCGCTTCTATTTATGGTGCACAGGCTGCCAATGGTGTGATTATCATTACTACCAAACGTGCCAAGAAAGGGGAGACCCGTGTGGATTTTGATATGTCGTTGACTTTGCAGACCTATCAATGTGGCTTTGATATGTTGAATGCAGATGAGTGGGGCCAGGTTTATTGGTCGGCTTATAAGTATGCCAATAATGGAGCTACGCCAAGCAGCGAAATATATGGTAATGGTGCAACTCCCCAACTTCAAGACTATATCGGCCTGAATGGAGCTAAAGTACATGCCGTTGATACGGATTGGCGCGATGTGGTTTATCGCACTGCCTTGATGCAGAATTACAGTGCGACACTTTCAAAGGGCTCTGACAATGGTGCCTTCTCGTTAGCGTTGAACTATCTCGACCATGACGGTCTGGTAGAGAATACGAATTTCCAGCGTATCAATACCCGCATCAGTTCTAACTATCATTATCTTGACAATCGCTTGCGCATCGGCGAGAACGTTGCTATCAATCGTTGGACACAGACCCTCAGTCCGGCCGGTGTAGATGAGAATGCCATCAAACAGCATCCTGCCAAGACGGTTTATGATGAGAATGGCAATTATAACGATGCCATCAATGATGTTTTGGGTGATGCCCCCAATATGGCACGTTTGTTGGAGAATGAAAAACAGAACAAACATGATTACTGGCGTATCTTTGGTAATGCATTCCTTGAAATTGAACCGATTAAGAACCTGGTGCTGAAAACCAATTTCGGTATGAATTATTATGATGAAACCAACAAAACTTTTGAGCCGGCATGGGCACGCGATGAGGTCAATAAGCTGACTCAATCATCCAACAAAAGACTGGATTGGGTATGGACCAATACCGTGACTTATAGCAAAGCTTTTGGAAAGAACAATCTGACTGCACTTCTTGGTACAGAAGCCAAGAAGAACCATTCGGAATCCATGTTCGGTTATGGTACGGGACTGGCTGTAGAAGATGAAGATTATATTTATCTCGACGGTGTGACTGCCGGTAAGAATGTAGGTGCCGGTGCTTCCAATTATGGCATGGTGTCTTACTTTGGTAAAGTGAATTATGATTATGAAGGACGGTATCTGGCTTCTGTTACGGTACGCCGTGATGCTTCTTCCCGCTTGGCAAAGGGTAATAATGTGGATTACTTCCCTTCAGTGTCGGCAGGCTGGCGCATTTCAAGTGAGAAGTTTATGGAAGCGACCAAGAATTGGTTGGCAGATTTGAAACTACGTGCTTCATGGGGTATCAATGGTAACGATATTATTGATAATGAGGCCCCCTATACTAAATACTTGATTAGTCTGAAGGATGCAAGCTACAACATGAACGGTGATGGAACGACTTTGGCTCCCGGTGGTTACAAAGTGAGGTCTACCAATCCCGATTTGAAGTGGGAGAGTACAAGACAACTCAATATTGGTGTGGACGCCGCTTTCCTGAATGGACGTCTGAGTGCTTCTCTCGATTATTTTGATAAGAAGACAAGTGATATGCTTGTAGAGAAACCGTATATTGCTGTCATTGGCGAGGGTGGTTACTGCTGGTATAATGGTGGTACGATGAACAATAAAGGTTTCGAGATGGCATTGACCTGGAATGATAAGGTGAAGGATTTCCAGTATAATGTAGCATTTAACCTTTCATATTACAAGAATGAAGTGACAGAGCTGTCGGAAGAAATTTACTATACTTATGGTGGCGGTAATGGTGTTGACAAGACCTTGGTTGGTCAACCGTTCGGTTCATGGATGGGCTTCAAGACAGATGGAGTGTTCCGTACCCAGCAGGAGGTGGATGAGTATAAATCCAAATATAATGTACAGTTTGGCGCTCCCGGAGTAGGACGTATTAAATACGTGGATGCTGATGGTAACGGTACGATTGATACGAACGACCGTGTATGGTTGGGGTCTGACAATCCGAAAGTGATTGCAGGTCTGAATCTTGGGGCATCTTGGAAAGGCTTTGACCTCAGCATGTTCTTCAACGGTATGATTCGTGATGCCTATAACAACTCCAAATATTATACGGATTTGTTCCAATGCTGGACCGGTAATCATTCTACCCGCCTGCTCGATGCCATGCATGCCTACGAGAACTTTGAAAAGACGGGTGTTTACAATAGCAGTGTACCTGCTTTAACCACCCTTAACAGCAACAATGAGCACGAAGTTTCTGAGTTCTATATTGAAAATGGTTCGTATATCAAGCTGAAAAGCCTGACATTGGGTTATACGCTTCCTAAAGCAGCTCTCGACAAGATGAAGATGCGTCATGCGCGCATTTATTTCCAGGCTCAGAATTTGTTTACGATTACCGGTTATACGGGTGCCGACCCTGAAGGTCTGGGCTATCCTTATCCGTTGCCCCGTACGTTCTCTTTGGGATTATCATTTGGTTTCTAA
- a CDS encoding RagB/SusD family nutrient uptake outer membrane protein, translating to MKLKHLYMLGAVALMTASCNEDRFLDLKPQGSLNEDIMTSTEGADLLVNAAYAALGGPEGQSWSVWCHPTSNWTYGEVRSDNAYKGGGGVGDLNEVHRMETFDMDVTNGFLDSKWYHLYCSVQRCNSALRVLNAATDEQVNGRVSRIAEMKVLRAHYYFELSRLFNKIPYFDENVEISQYPDIPNNEFTRDEILSMLAKEMLDAAEQLPASQPEVGRIHKYIALAYAAKIKLYQAYQQDEITHAVTSINKELLREVVSLCDQVTASNRYGLLDDFQGLDLVTNENGKESVFAIQYSMNDGTESAGRINWSNLLNSPGGGSPYGGDGFFLPSQDLINAYQTDANGLPDFNYQSKSDYSWAVLNNGVYTLQNTTPNVDPRLDFVVGRPTITWKTYPDKPCEGWVRDKDTYGYNCAKRFWVSPESSDMFNGWPWGASQLNWQIIRYADILLWKAEALIELNEGNGLETARDLINQIRNRARNSAYVKDFNDHSKYAANYLVNPYPADVWNQDYARQALRWETRLEKALEGERFFDLVRWGIVETTMNKYITAESDNRIYYANAHFTGGKDEYYPVPNNQYGFSGGKYVQNPGYAPFN from the coding sequence ATGAAATTGAAACATTTATATATGCTTGGCGCAGTAGCGCTGATGACTGCAAGCTGTAATGAAGACCGTTTCCTGGATTTGAAGCCCCAGGGTAGCTTGAACGAAGATATTATGACTTCTACAGAAGGTGCCGACCTTTTAGTGAATGCCGCGTATGCAGCTTTGGGTGGTCCCGAGGGACAGAGTTGGAGTGTATGGTGTCATCCTACTTCCAATTGGACTTATGGTGAGGTGCGTTCGGATAATGCCTATAAAGGCGGTGGTGGTGTCGGTGACCTTAATGAAGTGCACCGTATGGAGACATTTGATATGGATGTAACCAATGGATTCTTGGACAGCAAGTGGTATCATCTATATTGCAGTGTACAGCGTTGTAACTCTGCATTGCGCGTACTGAATGCTGCAACAGATGAGCAGGTAAACGGACGTGTATCCCGCATTGCGGAGATGAAAGTGCTTCGTGCCCATTATTATTTTGAATTAAGCCGCCTTTTCAACAAGATACCTTATTTTGATGAGAACGTTGAGATTTCCCAATATCCGGATATTCCGAACAATGAGTTTACCCGTGACGAGATTCTGAGTATGCTGGCCAAGGAGATGCTTGATGCCGCCGAACAGCTTCCTGCATCACAGCCGGAGGTAGGGCGTATTCATAAATACATAGCACTGGCCTATGCGGCTAAAATCAAGCTGTACCAGGCGTATCAGCAAGATGAGATTACGCATGCCGTAACTTCCATCAATAAAGAGCTGCTGAGGGAAGTCGTTTCGCTTTGCGACCAAGTGACTGCCAGCAACCGTTACGGTTTGCTTGACGATTTCCAGGGATTGGATTTAGTAACTAATGAAAACGGTAAAGAATCTGTTTTTGCCATTCAATATTCCATGAATGACGGTACCGAAAGTGCCGGCCGCATCAACTGGAGCAATCTGTTGAATTCTCCGGGTGGAGGCAGCCCTTACGGAGGTGACGGTTTCTTCCTGCCCAGTCAAGATCTGATAAATGCTTACCAGACAGATGCAAACGGTCTGCCCGATTTTAATTATCAGTCAAAGTCTGATTATAGTTGGGCGGTATTGAACAATGGGGTTTATACTTTACAAAACACGACTCCCAATGTAGACCCGCGTCTCGATTTTGTTGTGGGCCGTCCTACTATAACTTGGAAAACTTATCCGGACAAGCCGTGTGAGGGATGGGTGCGTGATAAGGATACTTATGGCTATAATTGCGCGAAGCGCTTCTGGGTTTCTCCGGAAAGTAGTGATATGTTTAATGGCTGGCCTTGGGGGGCTTCACAGTTGAACTGGCAGATTATACGTTACGCGGATATTCTTCTTTGGAAAGCTGAGGCTCTTATTGAACTCAATGAAGGCAATGGACTCGAAACTGCCCGTGATTTGATTAATCAGATACGCAATCGTGCCCGGAACAGCGCCTATGTAAAGGATTTCAACGACCATTCCAAATATGCGGCCAACTACCTTGTCAATCCTTATCCTGCTGATGTCTGGAATCAGGATTATGCCCGTCAGGCCCTCCGTTGGGAAACACGTCTGGAGAAGGCTTTGGAAGGTGAACGTTTCTTCGACCTAGTCCGTTGGGGCATAGTGGAAACAACCATGAACAAGTACATTACCGCGGAGTCGGACAATCGCATTTATTATGCCAATGCGCACTTTACGGGTGGAAAGGATGAGTATTATCCGGTTCCGAACAATCAATACGGATTTTCTGGAGGCAAGTATGTACAGAATCCCGGTTATGCTCCGTTCAACTAA
- a CDS encoding glycoside hydrolase family 32 protein, which translates to MKNFAYSILGCLLLSLNAAFAQKTWSFDGQDPLLSCDGKSLLNLYTIKEIPEFVTGVEGKALRTDGYSTWMDTTTEGDVSSLSGWFALESYPTDTAAFMGIRDMAGTSVAVCVDRYGELLLGMGQNGSYSYCSLKTKVDRFKWLHVVLDLSNESVCLNGQRMSAEVWPRNLQDGEMMFRVGKDFREKKVWMYDVTAINGLIDGISLTPFSDDSSAWRDEIALGLKKTPVLAIPETRFAKDFNRPRYHLLPAANWTNETHGLLLYKGKYHIFNQKNASAIFLGQINWGHFSSPDMLHWTEEKPALTPDAAYDKNGIWSGHAVINDDGIPQLIYTAGGDKMGVGIAFPKDTALIEWEKYAGNPVIAEKPAGYTRTDMRDQYVWKEGDVWYMIIGFGIEQTDTPHGALLLYKSADLKRWDFVHLLFEGNPEVDDSGIFWEMPVFKKMGGKYVLLVNRVPHKGIPARCQYWIGDFKNEKFIPDNPVPQNLEVINRLLSPSVVETPEGDVAAIAIIPDEIGGEATYEQGWAHLYSMPRRWQLKDGKLCQTPHPVMKQLREQPTVYSRQALTAAKPCIVSRREHQLEVKATFYPGDAKRFGFTLCKNPDNSEYSLIYYDVEKEELIVDQTHSSLRAHIPLKIRKDHYRLDTAKPVEIRLFIDGSVVEGFINNEDAFTTRIFPLKENSTLLELFSDGKTTEVAAEVWKLKDVKVKMNF; encoded by the coding sequence ATGAAAAACTTTGCCTATTCTATATTAGGCTGTCTATTGCTTTCTTTGAATGCAGCTTTTGCTCAAAAAACATGGTCGTTTGACGGGCAGGACCCCTTACTTTCCTGTGACGGTAAGTCATTGTTGAATTTGTACACTATAAAGGAAATACCAGAATTTGTTACCGGAGTCGAAGGTAAAGCCCTTCGTACAGACGGGTATTCCACTTGGATGGATACAACCACGGAAGGAGATGTTTCGTCGTTGTCCGGATGGTTTGCTCTGGAATCTTATCCGACGGATACTGCTGCCTTTATGGGAATCAGAGACATGGCAGGAACATCTGTAGCGGTATGTGTAGACCGTTATGGTGAGCTGCTGTTGGGAATGGGGCAGAATGGCTCATACTCTTACTGTTCATTAAAGACAAAAGTCGACCGTTTCAAGTGGCTGCATGTGGTCCTTGATTTGAGTAATGAATCGGTTTGCTTGAATGGACAGAGGATGAGTGCAGAGGTATGGCCCCGGAACTTGCAGGATGGTGAAATGATGTTTCGGGTAGGTAAGGATTTCAGGGAAAAGAAGGTTTGGATGTACGATGTTACGGCTATAAACGGGTTGATTGACGGGATAAGCCTCACTCCCTTTTCCGATGATTCGTCTGCATGGAGAGACGAGATTGCCTTAGGATTGAAGAAGACTCCGGTTTTGGCTATTCCGGAAACCCGTTTTGCGAAGGACTTCAACCGTCCTCGCTATCATCTGTTGCCGGCTGCCAACTGGACGAATGAGACGCATGGTTTACTTCTTTATAAAGGTAAATATCATATATTCAATCAGAAGAATGCTTCTGCAATCTTCCTGGGACAGATAAATTGGGGACATTTCAGCAGTCCCGATATGCTTCATTGGACGGAGGAAAAGCCGGCTTTGACTCCTGATGCTGCTTATGACAAGAATGGAATATGGTCCGGGCATGCTGTTATCAATGATGACGGTATCCCCCAGCTGATATACACAGCCGGTGGAGACAAGATGGGAGTGGGTATTGCTTTTCCAAAAGATACTGCGTTGATAGAATGGGAGAAATATGCGGGTAATCCGGTTATTGCCGAGAAGCCTGCCGGATATACCCGTACGGACATGCGTGACCAGTATGTTTGGAAAGAGGGTGATGTCTGGTATATGATTATCGGTTTCGGCATTGAGCAGACCGATACACCCCACGGGGCTTTGCTGCTTTATAAATCGGCGGACTTGAAGAGATGGGATTTTGTACATTTGCTGTTTGAGGGCAATCCGGAAGTGGATGACTCCGGTATTTTCTGGGAAATGCCGGTCTTTAAGAAGATGGGCGGCAAATATGTTCTTTTGGTGAATAGGGTTCCTCATAAAGGCATACCTGCGCGTTGCCAGTATTGGATAGGAGATTTCAAGAATGAAAAGTTTATACCGGACAACCCAGTCCCTCAAAATCTGGAGGTCATCAATCGCTTGCTGTCCCCCTCTGTTGTTGAGACTCCGGAAGGGGATGTTGCTGCCATTGCCATTATACCCGATGAAATAGGAGGGGAGGCCACTTATGAACAAGGATGGGCACATCTCTACAGTATGCCCAGAAGATGGCAGCTGAAAGATGGGAAACTATGCCAAACACCCCATCCCGTGATGAAACAATTGCGTGAACAACCGACGGTTTATTCCAGACAGGCATTGACTGCTGCGAAACCGTGCATTGTGAGCAGAAGGGAACATCAGCTTGAAGTCAAGGCGACTTTTTATCCCGGTGACGCAAAACGGTTTGGATTTACATTGTGTAAGAATCCGGATAATAGCGAATATAGCCTGATTTATTATGATGTGGAGAAGGAGGAACTTATTGTGGACCAGACGCATTCTTCCTTGCGTGCACACATTCCTTTGAAGATTCGTAAGGATCATTATCGGTTGGATACTGCTAAACCGGTGGAGATTCGTTTGTTTATTGACGGTTCTGTAGTGGAAGGATTTATTAATAACGAAGATGCGTTCACTACAAGAATCTTCCCTTTGAAAGAAAATAGTACGCTATTGGAGCTATTCTCTGATGGAAAAACAACGGAAGTTGCTGCCGAAGTTTGGAAACTGAAAGATGTAAAGGTAAAGATGAACTTTTAA
- a CDS encoding glycoside hydrolase family 32 protein, whose translation MKIQKMKIPAILGALLLAGTLSAGAQMNSDSLYKEPYRPQYHFSPEKGWIGDPSGFMYYQGKYHMYWWGKVESTDLVHYQQITPYAMTGTDDNISYFTGSAVIDKNNTAGFGKGAYVAAYTVFEKDSKKQAQGISFSHDGKTFHYYEGNPVLDLWSTEFRDPTVFWHEPTQKWVMVVAKALEKKIKFYTSPDLKSWTWTSDFGPAGDSEKSWECPDLFQLPVDGDSDKKRWVMVVSVNWAQEQYFIGDFDGTSFKLMENHPAEPLYVDKGLDFYASRTFQDFDGTLDSKISMGWVATWDYAPVAPSKYGKGFWSIPRNLELKTYKEGVRLVQKPVEQLQTLRHKPASVKRALSVGTQRLPGFVPDENVYELDASFSTDVSNTFGLNLCVGEGRKVVVSYDTDSHNLVIDRTHCSDVQIPKFSRMAYARVEPVDNKIRLHIFVDKSSIEIFANDGKDVFTLLTYPGEAQTGIELFAQKKGTKMELDAWMLKSIWR comes from the coding sequence ATGAAAATACAGAAAATGAAGATACCAGCTATATTGGGTGCACTTTTATTGGCAGGAACATTGTCTGCCGGTGCACAAATGAATTCAGACAGTTTATACAAAGAGCCGTATCGTCCTCAGTATCATTTCAGTCCGGAGAAGGGATGGATTGGTGATCCCTCGGGATTCATGTACTATCAGGGTAAATATCATATGTACTGGTGGGGCAAAGTCGAATCTACAGATTTGGTACATTACCAACAGATAACCCCTTATGCCATGACCGGAACGGATGACAATATCAGTTACTTCACCGGTTCTGCGGTCATAGACAAGAACAACACGGCCGGCTTCGGCAAGGGGGCTTATGTGGCGGCTTACACCGTTTTTGAGAAGGACTCCAAGAAACAGGCGCAGGGCATCTCTTTCAGTCATGACGGAAAGACATTTCATTATTATGAAGGTAACCCGGTTCTGGACCTTTGGAGTACGGAATTCAGGGACCCTACCGTCTTCTGGCACGAGCCGACCCAAAAATGGGTGATGGTTGTAGCCAAGGCCCTGGAGAAGAAAATAAAGTTTTATACCTCTCCTGATTTGAAGAGCTGGACTTGGACCAGTGATTTTGGCCCTGCCGGTGACAGTGAAAAGTCTTGGGAGTGCCCGGATTTATTCCAGTTGCCGGTTGACGGGGATTCTGACAAGAAAAGGTGGGTGATGGTCGTATCTGTAAACTGGGCGCAAGAACAATATTTTATAGGAGACTTCGACGGCACTTCTTTTAAGCTGATGGAGAACCATCCTGCAGAGCCTCTATATGTGGACAAAGGGCTGGACTTTTATGCATCCCGCACATTTCAGGATTTTGACGGAACGTTGGATTCCAAAATTTCGATGGGCTGGGTTGCAACCTGGGACTATGCACCGGTAGCTCCATCGAAGTATGGGAAGGGCTTCTGGTCCATTCCCCGTAATCTGGAACTGAAGACATACAAGGAAGGCGTGAGGCTGGTGCAGAAACCGGTGGAACAGTTGCAAACACTTCGCCATAAGCCTGCATCGGTGAAACGTGCTTTATCGGTGGGAACACAGAGGTTACCCGGCTTTGTTCCCGATGAGAATGTCTACGAACTCGATGCTTCGTTTTCTACTGACGTATCCAACACCTTTGGCTTGAATTTGTGTGTGGGTGAAGGGCGCAAAGTGGTGGTCAGCTATGATACGGATTCACATAATCTGGTGATTGACCGCACCCATTGCTCCGATGTGCAGATTCCTAAATTCAGCCGTATGGCATATGCCAGGGTGGAACCGGTAGATAATAAGATACGTTTGCATATATTTGTAGACAAATCGAGTATTGAAATCTTTGCCAATGACGGGAAGGATGTATTCACATTATTAACCTATCCGGGCGAGGCTCAAACCGGTATCGAACTTTTTGCGCAGAAGAAGGGGACGAAGATGGAGTTGGATGCCTGGATGCTTAAATCAATATGGAGATGA